The Hahella sp. HNIBRBA332 genome window below encodes:
- a CDS encoding CRTAC1 family protein: MKTPAAFSVLLSLPFLLTGCAASLEDVREAPASLKLSPFTEVKTDFVHHWTQKVHPFSGAAVLDINGDGKEEIFVGGGEGQDDALLSLMDGELRNIIQDTGLSASAATYGATAMDMNADGEVDLIIARNDGVYLYLNHGGRFSAQKLPVQLPDNTVSFAVTVSDIDQDGDGDLYISNFISFDAFKSATFNDPGHARANILLRNDGDLQFTDITAQSGTASLQNTFLSVFVDLNGDRLQDLVVAQNTGEVEIFKNLGGGRFESVPTQSGFGFWMGLAVGDIDRDGDQDLFFTNIGNSIPEFLTSGDLREDQRQDSEWLLLRNEGDFRFTDMTEPYQLTGYGFAWGGVFEDINLDGEMDLLVAQNYIKWPIHKVSKLAGKAFLQLPAGTGHATGFFQADSLELDNPWFGQSPIIMDLNGDGRPDIVWLNMDGPVRAFLNNTEANFIALQMPDSPEWSGTEVTIEMEDARSYTRQATSAVGLMTDQSPRLIFGIGARESVTRILARKPDGKRLELLNPEINTVISLGE, translated from the coding sequence ATGAAAACACCAGCGGCTTTCAGCGTCCTCTTATCCTTACCTTTTTTGCTGACCGGCTGCGCCGCTTCTCTGGAAGATGTCCGCGAGGCGCCCGCCAGTCTGAAACTTTCCCCGTTTACGGAGGTTAAAACGGATTTCGTCCACCACTGGACGCAAAAGGTCCATCCTTTTAGCGGCGCGGCGGTGCTGGACATTAATGGCGACGGCAAGGAAGAGATATTTGTAGGTGGAGGCGAAGGACAGGATGACGCCTTGTTAAGCCTCATGGATGGCGAATTACGTAACATTATTCAGGACACAGGGTTATCAGCATCCGCGGCCACCTATGGCGCGACAGCGATGGACATGAACGCCGACGGCGAAGTGGATCTGATTATCGCCCGCAACGACGGCGTCTATTTGTACCTGAATCACGGCGGGCGCTTCAGTGCGCAAAAGCTGCCGGTTCAATTGCCGGACAATACCGTCTCCTTCGCCGTCACTGTTTCCGACATCGACCAGGATGGCGACGGCGACCTTTATATCAGCAACTTTATCTCCTTTGACGCCTTCAAAAGCGCCACCTTCAACGATCCCGGCCACGCCCGCGCCAACATACTGCTGCGCAACGACGGCGATCTGCAGTTCACCGATATTACTGCGCAGTCCGGGACTGCATCCCTGCAAAACACCTTTCTATCTGTCTTCGTCGACCTCAACGGCGATCGTCTGCAAGATTTGGTCGTGGCGCAAAACACGGGAGAAGTGGAAATATTCAAAAACCTGGGCGGAGGTCGTTTTGAATCCGTTCCCACCCAGTCCGGGTTTGGCTTCTGGATGGGCCTGGCGGTGGGAGACATTGATCGCGACGGCGACCAGGACCTGTTTTTCACCAACATCGGCAACTCCATTCCAGAGTTTCTCACTAGCGGCGACCTGCGCGAAGATCAGCGCCAGGACAGCGAATGGTTGCTATTGCGAAACGAAGGAGACTTCCGCTTCACTGATATGACCGAGCCCTACCAGTTGACGGGTTACGGCTTCGCCTGGGGCGGCGTGTTTGAAGACATCAATCTGGATGGCGAAATGGATCTGCTGGTGGCGCAGAACTACATTAAATGGCCGATTCATAAGGTCAGCAAACTGGCGGGCAAGGCATTTTTGCAACTGCCTGCAGGAACCGGCCATGCCACCGGCTTTTTTCAGGCGGACTCACTGGAGCTGGACAACCCCTGGTTTGGTCAGTCTCCCATTATCATGGATCTGAATGGCGACGGCCGCCCGGATATCGTCTGGCTAAATATGGACGGTCCCGTGCGGGCTTTTCTGAATAACACAGAGGCTAACTTCATCGCCCTGCAGATGCCTGACTCACCTGAATGGTCAGGTACTGAAGTCACAATCGAAATGGAGGATGCGCGCAGCTATACCCGACAAGCGACATCCGCAGTAGGCTTGATGACAGACCAGAGTCCCCGCCTGATTTTCGGGATCGGCGCCAGAGAGTCCGTCACCCGAATCCTGGCGCGCAAGCCCGACGGCAAGCGCCTGGAGTTACTGAACCCGGAGATCAATACAGTGATATCTCTGGGAGAATAA
- a CDS encoding EF-hand domain-containing protein: protein MNKALAIVTASFLAALTACSDETSVQTEQPVAEQQPQTEMSEPVQITEAPASSDQYAGPAVEQVFSYLDTDRNSVINKEEAAADSSINESFAQIDIDQNGEISRDEFVVYSGEATAAGTRAGQLYQAEPQPEMAVDPAAPADAPVDLETAPAE, encoded by the coding sequence ATGAATAAAGCACTCGCAATCGTAACCGCGTCATTCCTGGCAGCACTGACTGCTTGCTCTGACGAAACCAGCGTTCAAACCGAACAACCTGTGGCGGAGCAACAGCCTCAAACTGAAATGAGCGAACCTGTGCAAATCACAGAAGCGCCAGCCAGCTCCGACCAGTACGCAGGTCCTGCGGTAGAGCAGGTGTTTTCATACCTGGACACTGACCGCAACAGCGTAATCAATAAAGAAGAAGCCGCCGCAGACTCCAGTATCAATGAGTCTTTCGCCCAGATCGACATCGATCAGAACGGCGAAATCAGCCGCGACGAATTCGTTGTGTACAGCGGCGAAGCTACTGCAGCCGGTACCAGAGCTGGACAGTTATACCAAGCGGAACCCCAGCCTGAAATGGCTGTAGATCCAGCAGCTCCGGCTGATGCGCCGGTGGATCTGGAAACCGCTCCCGCCGAATAA
- a CDS encoding OsmC family protein has product MSEYFATVRWRRGAQDFVSNQYSRGHEWEFDGGVRVPASASPHIVPLPFSVAENVDPEEAFVASLSSCHMLFFLAYAAKRKFVVDSYEDPAIGVLAKNEQGVMMMTQVRLRPRVEFSGSVRPTREELEALHHRAHESCFIANSVKTEVVVEIEAQE; this is encoded by the coding sequence ATGTCCGAGTATTTCGCTACCGTGCGCTGGCGTAGAGGCGCGCAGGATTTTGTCTCCAATCAATATAGTCGCGGGCATGAATGGGAGTTTGACGGCGGCGTTCGAGTTCCCGCTTCCGCCTCTCCGCATATTGTCCCCTTACCTTTTTCTGTAGCTGAAAACGTAGACCCTGAAGAAGCGTTCGTTGCTTCACTCTCCAGTTGCCACATGTTGTTTTTTCTGGCCTACGCCGCGAAGCGCAAGTTTGTGGTGGACAGCTATGAGGACCCCGCCATTGGCGTTCTGGCCAAAAATGAGCAAGGCGTGATGATGATGACTCAGGTGAGGCTGCGTCCCCGCGTTGAATTTTCCGGCTCAGTCAGACCGACTCGTGAGGAGCTGGAAGCATTGCATCATCGCGCGCATGAAAGCTGCTTTATCGCGAATTCTGTGAAAACGGAAGTCGTGGTGGAAATAGAGGCTCAGGAGTGA
- a CDS encoding HD-GYP domain-containing protein, with protein MKQYDPTTPDHYTNHLAEVNETNAVIATEDIYNKDGMLLVKKGLAIKPEVARRLLNHKLVKPLEVSVNVDDALYGKEIHRDIHQMFDRFEGLLEIHSSMRLEASLIEVCEKYGGYDLLVQKVTVLCKRLPKEYQKGLFCAWLSFAMATRLNLSLEEREAAFMAGLAHDAGMLHIDPQIVAKTGEYTPEEWRAMQSHTLIGDLFLSYIKEIPDVTRRAVKEHHERADGSGYPAGLFEDSLCIVGQVVAMADETYAICEKRRFNDKIHLGEVMPVFQIDSSFFPNQVHMALMSVLRQVNHAATQLAISGDLSSMSTQLMEKRQMLENVVESIYALRETLAEREHIKRMRVAKVKIDRLWTLVTRSGMLSAPLGRWLQHVVENQIIQTVSREIVEMDLMYQELQWQLKQLGRVLYLYLEEEKKITPELKKALTNSIKVLDMGAPKPMEKQEKVA; from the coding sequence ATGAAGCAATACGATCCGACAACGCCCGATCACTACACGAATCATCTAGCGGAGGTGAACGAGACTAATGCAGTAATCGCTACTGAGGACATATACAACAAGGACGGGATGCTGCTGGTTAAAAAAGGGCTGGCTATCAAGCCGGAGGTCGCACGCAGACTGCTTAACCATAAACTGGTGAAGCCGCTTGAGGTGTCCGTCAATGTGGATGACGCCCTCTATGGGAAAGAAATTCACCGCGACATTCATCAAATGTTCGATCGTTTCGAAGGACTGCTGGAGATTCATTCATCCATGCGTCTGGAAGCCAGCCTTATTGAAGTGTGTGAGAAGTATGGCGGCTACGATCTGCTGGTGCAGAAAGTCACCGTTCTGTGCAAGCGATTGCCGAAAGAGTATCAAAAGGGCCTGTTCTGCGCGTGGTTAAGCTTCGCCATGGCGACACGCCTGAACCTGAGCTTAGAAGAACGCGAAGCAGCATTTATGGCGGGACTGGCTCACGACGCCGGCATGCTCCATATCGATCCGCAGATTGTCGCAAAAACCGGCGAATACACGCCTGAAGAATGGCGCGCCATGCAGAGCCATACCCTTATCGGCGATCTGTTTCTGTCCTATATCAAAGAGATTCCTGACGTCACCCGTCGCGCAGTCAAAGAGCATCACGAACGCGCTGACGGCAGTGGCTATCCCGCCGGTCTGTTTGAAGACAGCCTGTGCATCGTCGGACAGGTTGTGGCGATGGCGGATGAAACCTACGCCATCTGCGAGAAGCGCCGTTTCAATGACAAAATTCATCTCGGCGAAGTCATGCCGGTTTTTCAGATCGACAGTTCTTTCTTCCCCAATCAGGTGCACATGGCGCTCATGTCCGTGCTGCGTCAGGTGAATCATGCCGCCACCCAGCTGGCCATTTCCGGCGACCTGAGCAGCATGTCAACGCAGCTTATGGAGAAGCGTCAGATGCTGGAGAATGTGGTGGAAAGCATCTATGCGCTGCGGGAAACCCTGGCGGAGAGAGAGCACATTAAACGCATGCGCGTCGCCAAAGTGAAGATAGATCGTCTGTGGACTCTGGTCACTCGCTCCGGCATGTTGAGCGCGCCTCTGGGCCGCTGGTTGCAGCACGTGGTGGAGAATCAGATCATTCAGACCGTCAGCCGTGAAATCGTGGAAATGGACCTGATGTATCAGGAACTGCAGTGGCAGCTGAAGCAGTTGGGAAGAGTGTTGTATCTCTACCTGGAAGAAGAGAAGAAAATCACGCCCGAGCTCAAAAAAGCTCTGACTAACTCCATTAAGGTTCTCGACATGGGCGCGCCCAAGCCCATGGAAAAACAGGAAAAAGTCGCCTGA
- a CDS encoding PrkA family serine protein kinase translates to MSIFSQFASRYDSRKEEEYTLEEYLEICKKDRTAYASAAERMLLAIGEPELVDTSRDQRLSRIFSNKVIKRYPEFEEFYGMEECVEQIVSFFKHAAQGLEEKKQILYLLGPVGGGKSSLAEKLKSLFQKQPFYAIKDSPVFESPLGLFDPAEDGKILEEEYGIPNRYLRFIMSPWAVKRLHEFNGDISKFKVVKLYPSILNQVAVSKTEPGDENNQDISALVGKVNIRMLEDFPQHDPDAYSFSGGLCKANQGMLEFVEMFKAPIKVLHPLLTATQEGNYNTTEGMGAVPFEGIIMAHSNESEWQTFRNNKNNEAFLDRIYIVKVPYCLRVSEEVKIYKKLLKHSSLAGSPCAPDTLSMLAQFSCLSRIKEPENSSIYSKMKVYDGQNIKDTDPKAKSIQEYKDSAGVDEGMDGLSTRFAFKILSKVFNFDTTEVAANPVHLLYVLEKQIEQEQFQQETHDRYLRFIKESLAPHYVEFIGKEIQTAYLESYSEYGQNIFDRYVTYADFWIQDQEYRDPETGEIFDRAAINDELEKIEKPAGISNPKDFRNEVVNFVLRARANNNGKNPSWLSYEKLRTVIEKKMFSNTEDLLPVISFNPKASQEDQKKHQEFVRRMIERGYTEKQVRLLCEWYLRVRKSQ, encoded by the coding sequence ATGAGCATCTTCAGTCAATTCGCCAGTCGATACGACTCACGCAAGGAAGAAGAGTACACGTTGGAGGAGTATTTGGAGATCTGCAAAAAGGATCGCACCGCTTATGCATCCGCCGCAGAAAGAATGCTTCTCGCCATCGGCGAACCGGAACTGGTCGACACTTCCCGCGATCAACGGTTAAGCCGCATCTTCTCCAATAAAGTCATCAAACGTTACCCCGAATTTGAAGAGTTCTACGGCATGGAAGAATGCGTGGAACAAATAGTGTCGTTTTTCAAACACGCAGCCCAGGGCCTGGAAGAGAAGAAACAGATCCTCTACCTGCTTGGTCCGGTCGGCGGCGGTAAATCCTCCCTGGCGGAAAAGCTGAAGAGCCTGTTTCAGAAACAGCCCTTCTACGCCATCAAGGATTCTCCGGTATTTGAATCCCCGTTAGGCCTGTTCGATCCCGCTGAAGACGGCAAGATTCTGGAAGAGGAATACGGCATTCCCAACCGTTATCTACGCTTTATCATGTCGCCCTGGGCGGTGAAACGCCTGCACGAGTTCAACGGCGACATCAGCAAGTTCAAAGTGGTCAAGCTGTATCCGTCTATCCTCAATCAGGTCGCCGTTTCCAAAACCGAACCCGGCGATGAAAACAACCAGGATATTTCCGCGCTGGTCGGCAAGGTCAACATTCGCATGCTGGAGGATTTTCCTCAGCACGACCCCGACGCCTATTCTTTCTCCGGCGGACTCTGTAAAGCCAATCAGGGCATGCTGGAGTTCGTGGAGATGTTCAAAGCGCCCATCAAAGTATTGCACCCGTTGTTGACCGCTACCCAGGAAGGCAACTACAACACGACTGAAGGCATGGGCGCGGTGCCGTTCGAAGGCATCATTATGGCTCACTCCAACGAATCAGAGTGGCAGACCTTCCGCAACAACAAAAACAATGAGGCGTTCCTTGACCGGATTTATATCGTCAAAGTGCCTTATTGTCTGCGGGTGTCCGAAGAAGTCAAAATCTACAAGAAACTGCTCAAGCACAGTTCTCTGGCCGGCTCGCCCTGTGCGCCCGACACCCTGAGCATGCTGGCGCAGTTCTCCTGTCTTTCCCGCATTAAAGAGCCGGAAAACTCCAGCATTTACTCAAAAATGAAGGTGTACGACGGCCAGAACATCAAGGACACCGACCCCAAAGCCAAATCGATTCAGGAGTACAAAGACTCCGCTGGCGTCGACGAGGGCATGGACGGTCTCTCCACCCGTTTCGCCTTCAAGATACTGTCCAAGGTGTTTAACTTCGACACCACGGAAGTGGCCGCCAACCCGGTTCACCTGTTGTATGTGCTGGAGAAGCAGATCGAACAGGAGCAGTTCCAGCAGGAGACGCATGACCGCTACCTGCGCTTCATCAAAGAGTCTCTGGCGCCGCATTATGTCGAGTTTATCGGCAAGGAAATTCAGACTGCGTATCTGGAGTCTTACTCCGAGTATGGTCAGAACATTTTCGACCGTTATGTCACCTACGCCGATTTCTGGATTCAGGATCAGGAATACCGCGACCCTGAGACCGGCGAGATCTTTGACCGCGCCGCCATCAACGACGAACTGGAGAAAATTGAGAAACCGGCCGGCATCAGCAACCCGAAAGATTTCCGCAACGAAGTGGTTAATTTCGTCCTGCGGGCGCGGGCCAACAACAACGGCAAAAACCCGTCCTGGCTCAGTTATGAAAAACTGCGCACCGTGATTGAGAAGAAAATGTTCTCCAACACGGAAGACCTGTTGCCGGTCATCTCGTTCAACCCGAAAGCGTCCCAGGAGGACCAGAAGAAACACCAGGAATTTGTGCGGCGCATGATCGAGCGTGGCTATACTGAAAAACAAGTGCGTTTACTTTGCGAGTGGTATCTACGGGTTCGCAAGTCGCAATAA
- a CDS encoding SpoVR family protein, producing MPEAIEHTNAAPPADRRPISEGSEWTFELINRYDEEIRKCAEEYGLDTYPNQVEIISAEQMMDAYSSVGMPVGYHHWSFGKQFLQTEKLYKRGQMGLAYEIVINSNPCIAYLMEENTVMMQALVIAHACYGHNSFFKGNYLFRTWTDASAIIDYLIFAKNYIAQCEQRHGVEAVEQILDSCHAIMNHGVDRYKRPAPISAAEEERRQRDREEYMQKQVNDLWRTIPSKPGEKEAQKKRRFPSEPQENILYFIEKNAPLLEPWQREIVRIVRKIAQYFYPQRQTQVMNEGWATFWHYTLLNTLYDKGLVTDGFMLEFLQSHTSVVYQPPFDSPWYSGLNPYALGFAMFQDIKRICQEPTEEDKAWFPDIAGSDWLETLHFAMRNFKDESFILQFLSPKVIRDFKFFNILDDEMDSEYHVTAIHDDNGYRAVREQLARQYNLSYRDPNIQVWDVDVRGDRSLTLRHTPFDRVPLYEKDVYEVLRHVHRLWGFDIHLNSVDGEVTLRSFSCPQHGEEEEEDAHD from the coding sequence ATGCCTGAAGCGATTGAACATACCAACGCCGCTCCGCCTGCCGATCGCAGGCCCATATCCGAAGGTTCCGAGTGGACCTTTGAGCTTATCAACCGTTATGACGAAGAAATTCGTAAATGCGCGGAAGAATACGGTTTGGATACCTATCCCAACCAAGTGGAGATCATCAGCGCCGAACAGATGATGGACGCTTACTCTTCCGTGGGCATGCCTGTGGGATATCACCACTGGTCCTTCGGCAAACAGTTCCTGCAAACGGAAAAACTCTACAAACGCGGCCAGATGGGTCTGGCCTACGAAATCGTCATCAACTCCAACCCCTGCATCGCTTACCTCATGGAAGAAAACACCGTGATGATGCAGGCGCTGGTTATCGCCCACGCCTGTTATGGGCATAACTCCTTTTTCAAGGGCAACTACCTGTTCCGCACCTGGACCGACGCCAGCGCGATCATCGACTACCTGATCTTCGCCAAGAACTACATCGCCCAGTGCGAGCAGCGTCATGGGGTCGAAGCGGTGGAGCAAATTCTGGACTCCTGTCACGCCATCATGAATCATGGGGTGGACCGCTATAAACGCCCTGCTCCCATTTCCGCCGCGGAAGAAGAACGCCGGCAGCGGGATCGGGAAGAGTACATGCAGAAGCAGGTCAACGATCTGTGGCGCACCATCCCTTCCAAACCAGGAGAGAAAGAAGCCCAAAAGAAACGCCGTTTTCCCTCAGAGCCACAGGAAAACATTCTTTATTTCATTGAGAAAAACGCCCCCCTGTTGGAGCCCTGGCAACGGGAAATCGTACGCATCGTGCGTAAGATCGCACAGTATTTCTATCCCCAACGCCAAACACAGGTCATGAACGAGGGGTGGGCCACCTTCTGGCACTATACCTTGCTCAATACACTGTATGACAAAGGGCTGGTGACCGACGGCTTCATGCTGGAATTCCTGCAAAGCCATACGTCCGTGGTATATCAGCCTCCTTTCGACAGCCCCTGGTACAGCGGTCTCAATCCCTATGCGCTGGGTTTCGCCATGTTCCAGGACATCAAACGGATCTGTCAGGAGCCTACGGAGGAAGACAAAGCCTGGTTCCCGGATATCGCCGGCTCAGACTGGCTGGAGACGCTGCACTTCGCCATGCGCAACTTCAAGGATGAGAGTTTCATTCTGCAGTTTCTGTCGCCGAAAGTGATTCGCGACTTCAAGTTTTTCAACATCCTGGATGACGAGATGGACAGCGAATACCACGTTACCGCCATTCATGACGACAACGGCTATCGCGCTGTACGCGAGCAACTGGCGCGGCAGTACAACCTGAGCTATCGCGATCCGAATATCCAGGTATGGGATGTGGACGTGCGCGGCGATCGCTCGCTGACCCTGCGGCACACGCCCTTCGATCGTGTCCCTCTGTACGAAAAAGACGTGTATGAAGTGCTGCGTCATGTCCATCGCCTGTGGGGCTTCGACATTCACCTCAATTCCGTGGATGGCGAGGTCACCCTGCGCAGCTTCAGTTGCCCGCAACATGGCGAAGAAGAGGAGGAAGACGCTCATGACTGA
- a CDS encoding NUDIX domain-containing protein, with translation MNFHFCPLCGDNLTTRQIDGKARRCCASDGCDYVHWDNPTPVVAMLVEHEGDIILARNKTWPQGMLSIQTGFLESGESPERCALREVSEELGLTGESANFIGYYAFHEQNQLILAFHVRCNGEIQLGDELAEYKRIPPEKLKPWNFGAGLAVRDWLSKQGLLAL, from the coding sequence ATGAACTTCCATTTCTGCCCGCTCTGCGGCGACAACCTGACGACCCGCCAGATAGACGGCAAAGCGCGGCGTTGCTGCGCTTCCGACGGCTGCGACTATGTACACTGGGACAACCCAACGCCGGTCGTGGCCATGCTGGTGGAACACGAGGGCGACATCATCCTCGCCCGCAATAAAACCTGGCCTCAAGGCATGCTGTCCATTCAAACCGGTTTTCTGGAGTCCGGGGAGTCGCCTGAGCGTTGCGCTCTGCGCGAAGTCTCCGAAGAGCTTGGGTTGACCGGAGAAAGCGCAAACTTTATCGGCTACTACGCCTTCCATGAGCAGAATCAACTGATCCTGGCGTTCCATGTGCGCTGTAACGGAGAAATCCAACTGGGCGACGAACTCGCCGAGTACAAGCGCATCCCGCCGGAAAAACTCAAACCCTGGAACTTCGGCGCCGGTCTCGCTGTCCGCGACTGGTTGAGCAAACAGGGCTTACTGGCGCTCTAA
- a CDS encoding pre-peptidase C-terminal domain-containing protein gives MQARSYKKAVGLPLKILVSSLLLASQANADQLTNFSIPTGEGFYKDALIDGGPGISASPARHFESLGLSYETLSYNAYDILTGEVDEEDRQEFIEKFIGSDIDLNGRLLYPDGAPRYRMLNIGAASFLSTSTTPSGGSVHTGILHETLSPVQRTGAQNIQDFVKNGGGYVGFCAGASMAGSSVNGLRLYPGQSLPLPDSTETVYLTDALSDFLGYREVPYIWSLGGGYIMKTPSNQYPEGVEILGRAGQLPAVWSWRDLNNPHSGTLVLSGRHPEKSQGERAEELTKAMYALAIKGSLDGSYTPQVRIKGDLENGRTRYMDENTGHYDASHIKIGDKQYHHFKINVEDPRKKYLTIELNGEYGYDFNLYLKKGAPAFASNADVALTDAGNYKTLQIDNLTYGEWYVSVENATSVTADRSTNSEYSGQLDVLNGVAYDITATWDREPPCPTRISDVSAANPAFVGQKLPISWRAECFDAGSYATVDLVKASNEAKIKTITSSGGLNNGVNTLVWNATYNQVGEYKIRVSDTLNPGKKSLSPAFELKKPEMLIAPPVSSGEKLSVIWRWTGESSRVSLDLYQGNTLVTNLTPSYTQKNGANSLEFAASWTWKPDVTYKVRIRTRDRASNLTLFSPEFKPTLSSKVTVDGLDVNSAGVGEVMLDGCNPGKKCSRTLTFANQGGKNANLALQLSYIDEIIAKRSWGTYGLSSTCISNASNGQYAMQLPPGGACDVDLTYSWPTGISNARGGYLSMSSSDSEIELPSPGQKGVLLCADCR, from the coding sequence ATGCAAGCACGCTCTTATAAAAAGGCGGTTGGACTACCGCTGAAAATACTTGTTTCCTCCCTGCTCCTCGCCAGTCAGGCCAACGCAGACCAGTTGACCAATTTCTCAATTCCAACGGGAGAAGGATTCTATAAAGACGCCCTGATCGACGGAGGTCCCGGTATATCCGCCTCGCCTGCCAGGCACTTTGAGTCACTGGGATTATCCTATGAGACGCTTAGCTATAACGCCTACGACATCTTGACCGGTGAAGTGGACGAGGAAGACAGACAGGAGTTCATAGAAAAGTTCATCGGCTCGGATATCGACCTTAACGGCCGTCTTCTGTACCCCGATGGAGCGCCCCGTTACCGCATGTTGAATATCGGTGCGGCCTCGTTTTTAAGTACTTCGACGACACCGAGCGGCGGCAGTGTGCACACAGGCATACTACACGAAACGTTGAGCCCCGTTCAGCGCACCGGCGCCCAGAACATTCAGGACTTTGTGAAAAACGGCGGCGGGTATGTCGGCTTCTGCGCCGGCGCCAGCATGGCGGGCTCTTCCGTCAATGGACTGCGCTTATATCCGGGTCAAAGCCTTCCCTTGCCGGACTCCACCGAAACAGTCTACCTAACGGACGCTCTTTCCGATTTTCTCGGGTACAGAGAGGTTCCCTATATCTGGAGCCTTGGAGGCGGTTACATAATGAAAACGCCGTCCAACCAATATCCTGAAGGCGTGGAAATCCTGGGACGGGCGGGCCAGCTTCCCGCCGTCTGGAGCTGGCGCGACCTGAATAATCCACACAGCGGAACCTTAGTGCTTAGCGGCCGACATCCTGAGAAAAGTCAGGGAGAAAGGGCCGAGGAGTTGACGAAAGCCATGTATGCGCTGGCGATCAAAGGCAGTCTGGACGGGAGCTATACGCCCCAAGTGCGCATCAAAGGCGACTTGGAAAACGGTCGCACCCGCTATATGGATGAAAACACTGGGCACTACGACGCCAGCCATATCAAGATCGGCGACAAGCAATATCACCACTTCAAGATCAACGTTGAAGATCCGCGTAAGAAGTACCTGACCATCGAGCTGAACGGCGAGTATGGCTACGACTTTAACCTGTACCTGAAGAAAGGCGCACCCGCCTTCGCCAGCAACGCCGATGTGGCGCTCACTGACGCAGGAAACTACAAGACGCTGCAGATCGACAATCTGACTTACGGGGAGTGGTACGTCAGCGTTGAAAACGCCACCTCTGTCACTGCGGACCGTTCCACTAACTCGGAATATTCCGGCCAGTTGGATGTACTCAATGGCGTCGCCTACGACATTACCGCCACCTGGGACAGAGAACCGCCCTGCCCCACCCGCATCAGTGACGTCAGTGCGGCGAATCCGGCTTTCGTTGGACAAAAGCTGCCGATCAGCTGGCGCGCCGAGTGCTTTGACGCAGGCAGCTACGCTACCGTAGATCTAGTCAAAGCGAGTAATGAAGCCAAAATCAAGACAATCACGTCCAGTGGCGGGCTTAACAACGGCGTCAACACCCTGGTCTGGAACGCGACCTACAACCAGGTGGGCGAGTACAAAATCCGCGTCAGCGACACCCTGAACCCAGGTAAAAAGAGCCTGAGCCCTGCTTTTGAACTGAAAAAGCCGGAAATGCTGATCGCCCCTCCCGTCTCTTCCGGGGAAAAGCTGAGCGTCATCTGGCGTTGGACTGGCGAGAGCAGTCGCGTAAGCCTGGATTTATACCAGGGTAATACTCTAGTGACCAATCTTACGCCTAGCTACACTCAGAAGAATGGCGCTAACTCGCTGGAGTTCGCCGCGAGCTGGACCTGGAAACCGGATGTGACCTACAAAGTGCGCATCAGAACCCGGGATCGCGCCAGCAACCTGACTTTGTTCAGCCCTGAGTTCAAACCGACTCTTAGCTCGAAAGTAACGGTTGACGGATTGGACGTAAACAGCGCCGGCGTGGGCGAAGTCATGCTGGACGGGTGCAATCCCGGTAAGAAATGCAGCCGTACGCTGACGTTCGCCAACCAGGGCGGCAAGAACGCCAACCTCGCGCTGCAACTCAGCTATATTGATGAGATTATCGCTAAAAGAAGCTGGGGGACTTACGGCTTGTCGTCGACGTGCATCAGCAACGCCAGTAATGGCCAGTACGCCATGCAGTTGCCTCCCGGCGGCGCTTGCGATGTCGACCTGACCTACTCCTGGCCGACAGGCATCTCCAACGCAAGAGGCGGATACTTATCCATGAGCTCTTCCGACAGCGAGATTGAATTGCCTTCCCCGGGACAGAAAGGCGTGTTGCTCTGCGCGGACTGCCGCTAA
- a CDS encoding ABC transporter substrate-binding protein, whose product MTGKDSYPPFSGEDLPNGGLVTEIIQAVLERSGAGVKIEYLPWNRGFRMAEAGDVLGTFPYVKDRDRVDAFYFSSPLYVTVELFFVRRDEEIKYTDDEDLAGLVLCRPLGYSLESVEPLLEKNIVRLWTPNDLETCFQLLESKRVHLVPIGVRVGRSTIERLFGDSEHFRVLSKPLQVNGLHLIISRRRPDAESVMTNFNKTLSEMWKEGAIRKIYDKHHTQMPTDELLKAAP is encoded by the coding sequence GTGACAGGCAAGGACTCTTATCCCCCTTTCAGCGGGGAAGATCTGCCTAATGGCGGCTTGGTGACGGAGATTATTCAGGCTGTGCTGGAGCGCAGCGGCGCAGGCGTCAAGATAGAGTACCTGCCCTGGAACCGTGGCTTCCGGATGGCGGAGGCGGGTGACGTGCTGGGCACATTCCCCTATGTCAAAGATCGCGACCGTGTGGACGCCTTTTATTTTTCTTCGCCATTGTATGTGACGGTGGAGCTGTTCTTCGTCCGTCGCGATGAAGAGATCAAATACACCGACGACGAAGATCTGGCCGGACTGGTGTTATGCCGTCCCCTGGGATATAGCCTGGAGAGCGTTGAACCGCTGTTGGAGAAGAATATCGTCAGGCTCTGGACACCCAATGACCTGGAAACCTGCTTCCAGCTGCTGGAAAGTAAGCGCGTGCATCTGGTGCCGATTGGGGTGAGGGTGGGTCGCTCCACCATTGAGCGGCTCTTCGGGGATTCCGAGCATTTTCGGGTGCTGTCCAAACCCTTGCAGGTCAACGGGTTACATCTCATCATTTCCCGTCGTCGTCCAGACGCAGAAAGCGTCATGACGAATTTCAACAAAACCCTGTCGGAGATGTGGAAGGAAGGGGCGATCAGGAAAATTTATGACAAGCACCACACTCAGATGCCGACAGATGAGTTGTTAAAAGCGGCGCCTTAG